From Mycobacteriales bacterium, one genomic window encodes:
- a CDS encoding Type 1 glutamine amidotransferase-like domain-containing protein translates to MKPPRRTSTTSPVVTHLLAQDVILVNGGSVVNLMALWKAHRLPPILHECWDAGVVLAGWSAGSLCWHAGGPTDSYRDQLDPFLDGLGLLPYSNGVHDDFPGQPRRRVYRTMVADGTLPAGYASEDGVGLHYVGTELHEAVTVRPDAAAWPEWARVRDRWRVPGRLVHDDAASIVAREYATLLSVGQLSPPASRLP, encoded by the coding sequence ATCAAGCCACCACGCCGAACGTCAACAACGTCCCCGGTCGTTACGCACCTGCTGGCCCAGGACGTCATCCTCGTCAATGGCGGCAGCGTGGTGAACCTGATGGCGCTGTGGAAAGCACACCGGCTGCCTCCGATCCTGCACGAGTGCTGGGACGCCGGAGTGGTGCTGGCCGGCTGGAGCGCCGGCTCCCTCTGCTGGCACGCCGGCGGCCCGACCGACTCCTACCGCGACCAGCTCGACCCGTTCCTCGACGGACTAGGACTGCTGCCCTACAGCAACGGCGTTCACGACGACTTCCCCGGCCAGCCGCGACGCCGGGTCTACCGGACGATGGTCGCCGACGGCACCCTGCCAGCCGGCTACGCCAGCGAGGACGGCGTCGGACTGCACTACGTCGGCACCGAACTACACGAGGCGGTCACCGTACGACCGGACGCCGCAGCCTGGCCGGAGTGGGCGCGGGTGCGCGACCGCTGGCGCGTGCCGGGTCGCCTGGTTCACGACGACGCGGCGAGCATCGTCGCACGGGAGTACGCGACCCTGCTGTCTGTCGGCCAGCTGAGTCCTCCGGCTTCACGCTTGCCGAT